One window of Microcoleus vaginatus PCC 9802 genomic DNA carries:
- a CDS encoding ABC transporter ATP-binding protein, with product MRAGGVGADMSQSAVAVRDLGFCWPSGDRVLQGCSLDVPKGEFWMLLGTNGSGKSTLLRLMAGLLHPQSGEIDLGGRVGFVFQNPDHQLVMPTVGADVAFGLVEEKLSNLQVRERVAEALEAVNLLELQRRPIYALSGGQKQRIALAGAIARHCEILLLDEPTALLDPDSQLDLVAAVQRLVKNRGITALWVTHRLDELNYCDGAFLLEKGEVVDRGDPARLKQRLMQSQDV from the coding sequence ATGAGGGCTGGGGGTGTTGGTGCCGATATGAGCCAGTCAGCCGTTGCTGTGCGGGATTTGGGTTTTTGCTGGCCGTCGGGCGATCGAGTGTTGCAAGGTTGCTCTCTGGATGTACCTAAGGGCGAGTTTTGGATGCTTTTGGGCACTAACGGCAGCGGCAAGTCTACGCTGTTGAGGCTGATGGCTGGGCTGCTGCACCCCCAGTCGGGGGAAATTGACCTGGGCGGGCGAGTGGGTTTTGTGTTCCAAAACCCGGATCACCAATTGGTGATGCCGACGGTGGGTGCGGATGTGGCTTTTGGTTTGGTGGAGGAAAAGCTTTCTAACCTTCAGGTGCGGGAGAGGGTGGCGGAGGCTTTGGAGGCTGTGAATTTGCTGGAGTTGCAGCGGCGGCCGATTTATGCTTTGAGTGGGGGCCAAAAGCAGCGAATTGCCCTGGCTGGGGCGATCGCCCGTCACTGCGAAATTCTGCTGTTAGATGAACCGACGGCTTTGTTAGATCCTGATTCTCAGTTGGATTTGGTGGCTGCGGTGCAGCGGTTGGTGAAAAATCGCGGGATTACGGCTTTGTGGGTGACTCACCGTTTGGATGAGTTGAATTATTGTGATGGGGCTTTTTTGTTGGAAAAGGGCGAAGTGGTCGATCGGGGAGATCCGGCGCGTTTGAAGCAGCGGTTGATGCAAAGTCAAGATGTTTAG
- a CDS encoding XRE family transcriptional regulator, translated as MRLRVREFAQEKGWNLTEVSKRTGIPYTTIVTYANSPGMATVDYTAFDKMARAFDIAIEDLVEILEQ; from the coding sequence ATTAGGCTGCGAGTTCGAGAATTTGCTCAAGAAAAGGGTTGGAATCTAACAGAAGTCTCCAAAAGAACAGGTATTCCCTATACCACGATCGTTACCTATGCCAATTCTCCAGGCATGGCTACCGTTGACTACACAGCTTTCGACAAGATGGCTCGTGCGTTCGATATTGCGATCGAAGATTTAGTTGAGATTTTGGAACAATAA
- a CDS encoding XRE family transcriptional regulator has translation MGLIRLRVRELAEEKGWTLKEVSERSGIPYSTVRSYAHSPKLATVDYTALNKMARVFDIAIEDLVEILEE, from the coding sequence ATGGGTCTAATTCGGTTGCGGGTTCGAGAACTAGCTGAGGAAAAGGGTTGGACGCTTAAAGAAGTTTCTGAGCGATCGGGCATTCCTTACAGTACGGTTAGAAGCTATGCCCATTCTCCCAAGCTGGCAACGGTAGATTACACAGCTTTAAACAAAATGGCTCGCGTGTTCGATATTGCGATCGAAGATTTAGTGGAGATTTTGGAAGAGTAG
- a CDS encoding XRE family transcriptional regulator, whose product MGLIRLRVRELAEEKGWTLKEVSDRTGIPYSTVKTYAQAPKMATVDYMALQKLAEVFDVMVEDLVEVLER is encoded by the coding sequence ATGGGGTTAATACGGTTGCGAGTTCGAGAACTAGCTGAGGAAAAGGGTTGGACGCTGAAAGAAGTCTCTGACAGAACGGGAATTCCCTACAGCACGGTTAAAACATACGCCCAAGCTCCCAAAATGGCAACCGTGGACTACATGGCTTTGCAGAAACTTGCTGAAGTCTTCGATGTGATGGTGGAAGACTTGGTTGAGGTTTTGGAACGGTAA
- a CDS encoding DUF4058 family protein, producing MPSPFPGMDPYLEHPDFWPALHHLLISEIFRFLSPQLRPKYLVSLEVRIYETADDNLSIGIPDVNVIQPRTTTELITSNVAVAAPPTQPLTVNIPMPYQVREGYLEIRERGNQELITLIEILSPSNKRTGKGRQMYEEKREEILGSRTHLIEIDLLRRGQKMPVIGNDIESHYSVLVCRGNRRPRADLYAFNVQNPLPAFPLPLRSGDTEPIINLQELFTQIYEIASYDLKIDYRNWEVIPPLSEADTIWADAWLRDRGLRD from the coding sequence ATGCCATCTCCCTTTCCTGGTATGGACCCGTATTTAGAGCATCCCGACTTTTGGCCAGCCCTACATCACTTGTTAATTAGTGAAATTTTTAGATTTTTGTCTCCCCAACTTCGTCCTAAGTATTTAGTCTCATTGGAAGTAAGAATCTATGAAACCGCTGACGACAATTTATCAATTGGCATTCCTGATGTAAACGTAATTCAGCCAAGAACCACAACCGAATTAATAACATCAAACGTAGCCGTTGCAGCGCCACCAACACAACCCTTGACAGTAAATATTCCCATGCCCTACCAGGTTCGGGAAGGCTATTTAGAAATTAGAGAAAGAGGAAACCAAGAATTAATCACCCTGATTGAAATCCTCTCGCCTAGCAATAAGCGCACAGGAAAAGGACGACAAATGTACGAAGAAAAGCGAGAAGAAATTTTAGGTAGCCGCACTCATTTAATTGAAATAGATTTATTGCGGCGCGGTCAAAAAATGCCAGTTATTGGCAATGACATTGAAAGCCACTATAGCGTTTTGGTGTGTCGGGGAAATCGCCGTCCCCGAGCAGATTTGTACGCTTTTAACGTGCAGAACCCGCTGCCTGCCTTTCCTTTACCACTGCGATCGGGCGATACCGAACCTATAATCAATTTGCAGGAATTATTCACTCAAATTTACGAGATAGCAAGTTACGACCTGAAGATAGATTATCGCAACTGGGAAGTCATACCACCGCTGTCAGAAGCCGATACAATTTGGGCAGATGCTTGGTTGCGCGATCGAGGATTGCGAGATTGA